Proteins from a single region of Rhipicephalus sanguineus isolate Rsan-2018 chromosome 5, BIME_Rsan_1.4, whole genome shotgun sequence:
- the LOC125758452 gene encoding putative nuclease HARBI1 translates to MTLTAANIVVPSIADFRKVLESIDCKHWQIKPPYDLEHMYRNRKDLCSLNVQVFCNGRGVIIQPTSKGPGSTHGSLIWMDCALPGSFKGRKLPNGWLLGDSRYA, encoded by the exons atgacgctgacggctgctaatatcgttgtgccatcg atcgcagactttcgtaaggtcctggaatccatcgattgcaagcactggcaaatcaagccaccttatgacttggagcacatgtacagaaataggaaggacttgtgctccctaaatgtacaagtcttttgcaacggtaggggtgtcatcatccagccgacctcaaaggggcctggaagcacgcatggcagcctcatctggatggactgtgctctgcctgggagcttcaagggcagaaaactgcctaatggctggttgctag gtgactctcgctatgcctga